The following proteins come from a genomic window of Pseudomonadota bacterium:
- a CDS encoding cysteine desulfurase, translating to MRETGRARHVRWPSHRLRADEGQGPHRAGRPAHPRGRPEERDSVHRASQLHGHAECAGSGTAVEPGARCRAAGLRRWPLVHQRVSDVHSSSQSGGRVSLTQVYFDHNSTTPLLPEVYEAMRPYLLTDFGNSATGHDFGAAAKRGLENAREQVARALRCEADEVTFTGGSSEANNLAVKGTAWARHQRGRHLVHSAVEHPSVRASVAWLCEQGASATSIGVDAHGSVRTDEMVAALRDDTVLCALMLAQNEVGTVMSVAEVSAQARARGVTMLTDASQAVGKIDVDVRALDVDLCVIAAHKFYGPKGVGALYVRRGTPLVSLVHGVAHEGGRRAGTVNVAGIVGMGAAIEIVTQRIAVHRTHLLTLRQQLLDGLKKHFPDIYVSGHPHRHLPNTLHVCIPGLDSTELLRRLPHIAASNGAACHWGVTEPSHVLAAMGVSRELALGALRFSLGVGNTTEEVEQVVSEVAACAESLRATASPR from the coding sequence ATGCGTGAGACCGGCCGAGCGCGCCATGTACGCTGGCCTTCCCACCGTCTTCGAGCAGATGAAGGCCAAGGGCCTCACCGTGCGGGTCGACCAGCGCACCCTCGAGGTCGCCCAGAAGAGCGAGACAGCGTGCATCGTGCAAGCCAGCTACACGGTCACGCTGAGTGCGCCGGGTCAGGCACCGCAGTCGAACCCGGTGCGCGATGCCGTGCAGCTGGTCTCCGACGATGGCCATTGGTACATCAACGGGTCTCAGATGTTCACTCTTCTTCTCAGTCAGGGGGGAGGGTATCGTTGACGCAGGTCTACTTCGATCACAACTCGACCACGCCGCTGCTGCCCGAGGTGTATGAGGCCATGCGGCCCTACCTTCTCACCGATTTCGGGAATTCCGCAACCGGCCACGACTTCGGGGCCGCGGCGAAGCGTGGGCTCGAGAACGCCCGCGAGCAGGTTGCCCGCGCCCTCCGATGCGAGGCAGACGAGGTCACGTTCACAGGCGGGAGCAGCGAGGCCAACAATCTTGCCGTGAAAGGCACAGCCTGGGCTCGCCATCAACGCGGGCGCCATCTCGTGCACAGCGCAGTCGAGCACCCGTCTGTTCGGGCCTCGGTCGCCTGGCTCTGTGAGCAGGGCGCCAGTGCGACCTCCATCGGAGTAGACGCCCACGGCAGCGTGCGAACAGATGAGATGGTCGCGGCCCTTCGAGACGATACCGTTCTCTGTGCCCTCATGCTCGCACAGAACGAGGTGGGAACCGTGATGTCTGTCGCGGAGGTCAGCGCACAGGCCAGGGCCCGTGGCGTTACGATGCTCACCGACGCGTCGCAGGCCGTGGGCAAGATCGACGTCGACGTGAGGGCACTCGATGTCGATCTCTGCGTGATTGCCGCGCACAAGTTCTACGGCCCCAAGGGCGTGGGTGCGCTCTACGTGAGGCGAGGAACGCCGCTCGTCTCGCTTGTGCACGGGGTCGCCCACGAGGGTGGGCGTCGCGCGGGCACGGTGAACGTGGCCGGCATCGTCGGCATGGGTGCCGCCATCGAGATCGTCACCCAGAGGATCGCGGTCCATCGAACCCATCTGCTCACCCTGCGACAGCAGCTTCTCGATGGTCTCAAGAAGCACTTCCCGGATATCTACGTCAGCGGCCATCCCCATCGCCATCTCCCCAACACGCTCCATGTCTGCATCCCCGGACTCGACAGCACGGAGCTGCTGCGCCGCCTTCCCCACATCGCGGCTTCGAATGGCGCCGCCTGCCACTGGGGAGTGACCGAGCCTTCCCACGTTCTCGCCGCCATGGGCGTGTCGCGCGAGCTCGCGCTCGGCGCGCTGCGATTCAGCCTTGGGGTTGGAAATACCACCGAAGAGGTCGAGCAGGTGGTGAGCGAGGTGGCGGCATGCGCGGAAAGCCTTCGAGCGACAGCCTCTCCGCGCTGA